The window tgataccttggttctcaaaaactgagggaaatacttacgctactttactgcatcaccctttcctcttcaagggaaaaccaacgcagtgctcaagaggtagcatcgtgctatgatcttgaggggataaaaagaaaaagaaagaataaaaagaaataaagagatcatattgatcttatggagagtaatgacttcacaaatagagagtatgatgaataaaagttgttgagagttgacaaacatagttttggtcatcgttgcaattaataggaagtaatgaagaaagagaggttttcacatataaatatactatcttggacatcttttacgattgtgagcactcattaaaatatgacatgcaaaagggttgatgttggacaaggaagacaacgtaatgggctatgttttcttatatccgaaataaagtatattgtcatggatcatccaacatgttgaacttgcctttccccctcatgctagccaaattctttgcaccaagtagagataatACTTGTGCtcccaaatatccttaaacccagttttgccatgagagtccactatatctacctatggattgagtaagatccttcaagtaagttgtcattgttgcatgcaataaaaattgctctctaaatgtgtatgatttattagtgtgtagaaaataagctttatacgatcttgtgatgtggaagaaataaaagcgacggattgcataataaaggtccatatcacaagtggcaatataaagtgacgttctttcgcattaagattttgtgcatccacccataaaagcacatgacaacctctgcttccctctgcgaagggcctatcttttattcttgtatTATACTtcatacaagagtcatggtgatcctcgcctttcctttttacattttatccttgggcaagcactatgtgttggaaagatcctgataatTATAACTAAATTGGATGTGAGTtttcatgaactattattgttggcattacccttgaggtaaaaggttgggaggcaaaactataagcccctatctttctctgtgtccgactaaaacttcatacccataaaTATTGTGTgggtgttagcaattgtgaaagaataaatgatagttgagtatgtggacttgctgaaaagctcttatattgactctttctgatgttatgataaattgcaattgcttcaatgactgggactatagtttgttagttttcaatgaagtttttgattcatacttgaaattgtgaatgaattgttactttagcataagaaatcatatgacaaaatatctatatatgttgctgttataagaatgatcatgatgccttcatgtccgtattttattttatcgacacctctatctctaaacatgtggacatatttatcgttatcggcttccgctggaggacaagcgaggtctaagtttgggggagttgatacgtccattttgcatcatgcttttatatcgatatttattgcattatgggctgttattacacgttatgtcacaatacttatgcctattctctcttgttttacaaggtttacatgaagagggagaatgccggcagctggaattctcgGCTGGAAAaagagcaaatattagagacctattccgcacaactccaaaagtcctgaaacttcacggaagcagtttttggaattaataaaaaatactgagcggagaaaataccagaggggggccacccaccatccacgagggtggggggcgcgccctaccccctgggcacgccccctgcctcgtgggccccctggcaggcctccggtgtccatcttttgctatatgaagtcttttaccctggaaaaaatcataagcaagctttcgggaagaaacaccaccgccacgaggcgaaaccaatctaggtctccggcggagctgttctgccggggaaacatccctccgggagggggaaatcatcgccatcgtcaccaccaacgatcctctcatcgggagggggtcaatctccatcaacatcttcaccagcaccatctcctctaaaaccctagttcatctcttgtattcaatctttgtcccaaagcctcagattggtacctgtgggttgctagtagtgttgattactccttgtagttgatgctagttggtttatttggtgcaagatcatatgttcagatcctttatgcatattaatacccctctgattatgaacatgaatatgatttgtgagtagttacgtttgttcctgaggacatgggagaagtcttgctataagtagtcatgtgaatttggtagtcgttcgatattttgatgagatgtatgttgtctttcctctagtggtgttatgtgaacgtcgactacatgacacttcaccattgtttgggcctagaggaaggcattgggaagtaataagtagataatgggttgctagagtgacaaaagcttaaaccctagtttatgagttgcttcgtaaggagctgatttggatccatatgtttcatgctatggctaggtttaccttaatacttcttttgtagttgcggatgtttgcaataggggttaatcataagtggggtgcttgtccaagaaaggacaacacccaagcaccggtcctcccacataccaaattatcaaagtaacgaatgcgaatcatatgagcgtgatgaaaactagcttgacgataattcccatgtgtcctcgggagcgtttttcttcatataagagtttgtccaggcttgtcctttgctacaaaaaggattgggccatcttgctgcaccttattttctttcattacttgttgcccgttacaaattaccttatcacaaaactatctgttaccgataattttagtgctcgcagagaataccttactgaaaaccgcttgtcatttccttctgctcctcgttgggttcgactcttacttatcgaaaggactacgatagttcccctatacttgtgggtcatcattgaGCCAGGATGTCAGCCGCATTGGAGGCCCAGACTTGAACACGGGAGGAGTGGCCCATGTGGAGTCGCGGGGTTCCGTgacatagaaccactcctgctgccatcccttcacggtctccacgaaggtgcccttgggccaggtgacgttgggaagcttgctcaccatggcgccaccGCACTCCgtgtgttggccatccaccacttttggcttcacgttgaagaccttgagccataggccgaagtgggggaatgcggaggaatgcctcgcatacgatgatgaacgccgaaatgttgaggaaggaattcggggctagatcatggaaatctagcccgtagtaaaacatgagaCCGTGGACGAAAGGATGAAGGGGAAATCCTAGTCCGCGAaggaaatgggggatgaacactacTCTCTCGTGGGGCTCTGGAGTGGGGACGATCTGCTTCTTAGCAGGAAGCCcgtgggcgatttccttggctaggtaccccgcttcccggagctccttgatgttccCCTCCGTGACTgaggaggccatccatttgccctgcgctccagatccggacatggctggaatGTTTGCGGGGGACAAAAAAGGTTgagacttgggcgctggagctcgagggtGGATAGGCTGAGGAGGAAGAGGGCGTGGGGTGGTggatccttatctccttataaaggcagtgaatatcaagcgtccccccacgagccttaaaactcgcctattcccaatgggtcgtgcgaacggcacggttgggtttcccaaacccgtattgatgagaatcccgtaatgaggggacatgatctctgctttgacaagacgtgtcgcCGGAGGCTGCGTCTCGAAACGCGAAACGGGAGGTCAAAAAACGTTTCGAAATAATGAAGTGGTCGGACGTAACGTCCCACCAGTAAAGTTGTCAGAAGACAGAACTTATTTTGCTTAAGTATTTTGCCCTTGTGATTCAGGGCTGTGACTATTgtacagagccggatatagttcttttgatcaactactttggagtattcggaggaggaacccgccttgcaatgctgaagacaatctgcgtgccagacacgtcgtcattgaagcctggttcaggggctactgagggagtcctggattagggggtccccgggcgttcgggctatgtgacgtgggccggactgatgggccgtgaagatagaAGGCTTCCCCCCGTGTCCGGAAGGGACTCACCTTAGCGTgtaaggcaagcttggcgttcggatatgaagattcctttctctataaaccgactctgtacaaccctagctccctccgatgtctatataaaccggagggttcagtccgtagaggcaatcataatcatacaggctagacatctagggtctagccattacgatctcgaggtagatcaactctggtaacctctatactcatcaaagtcaatcaagcaggaagtagggtattacctccatcaagagggcccgaacctggataaacatcgtgtcccctgcctcatgttaccttcgatccttagacgcacagttcgggaccccctacccgagatctgccggttttgacaccgacattaggcccggacattcggcacgccttcatcaaggggataggagtagcagcaatgttgccaagatggtggctTCAGGCTTATTGATGTATCACTGTGTATGGtatttgtgaataattaataatatggttgcatgcatcgtccagatgcagaggctgggggtacatcctccttttctaaaaaaatcgaGACCCAAGAAATTTTGAAAACTTTCTCAGCGAGAAATCTATCTAGTGGGATGGATAAACCAAACCGGCACGCCCCGCCAGCTCCTTCGTCCTGACACCGGCACGCTCGTCGTACGACGCCAGGACAGCTAGCTGGTCCGAGGGCGACGCGACTCCCATGTCAGGGCTTGCACTATCATACTTGAGGCCGTGGCATctcaagatctctggatctggcactctttctttggcatggcGGGATCACACAGTGATATCAATGTGCTTCAGCGCTCGCTAGTGTTTGCTAGGCTTGTCGAAGGCAACAGCCCACCGATGAATGTTACCATCAACGACCGCAACTACGACAAAGGATACTACCTGGGTGACGGCatctatcctcagtggaccaCTATTGCGAAGACAATCTCCAACCCTGTTGGAGAGAAGATGAAaagatttgcccaagagcaagagagtgctaggaaggacgtcgagcgtgcctttggtgttttgcaatctcgatggggcatcATCTGGTATCCTGCTAGGACTTGGAGCGTGAAGAAACTGTGgtaggtgatgactgcttgtgtcatcatgcacaatatgatcgtagaagATGAGCGACCGGAACGTCTCTACGATCAAgggtttcagtttcagggtgagaatgttgtgcctgagcatggaggAGTGACAACGTTTGAACAGTTCACCCAATTTCATCATGACATGCGTGACCGGGGAACTCACATGCAACTGCAAAATGATTTAGTTGAGCATATGTGGgctcatgttggcaaccaatagatgtatctttTTTATTCGGCTTGCAAAACTATGTGagactattttatttttattcgGCTTGTAAACTATGCTATTTATTTGGTTGAAACTATGCTATTTATTTGGTTGTGGATTATATGTTTGCTTGTGAAATAATGCAAAATTTGTGCTATTAGTTGAAAAAGGGCGGCCAGCCGGCCACGCCGGCATATATGGGTCAGCGAGTTGGGCGCACTGCCGCCTCAAATCTCAAACAAGACGGACGCCGAgcgggcggccgacccaaacAGACAAAAAACGGACAAAAAtaccgtccgtttgggtcggcgcgttggagttgctcttagttCCCTCTTTAATTCTCTTTTTTAGGGTCCTTTATTTCTTCTTTTGATGACATAGGAGTAATAAGGAGTAGATTTTTGCTTGGGATGTTGGCGGCAAAGAGTAGAGCAAACATGATCCGCGCCTTTGCTCCACGACCATTTCGTTCCATCTCGGGCCAACAGCCCAACACCACAAGCGATCAGTGGCACCAGCAGGAACGCACGCGTCCACGATCCGCCTCACTCGTAGCGAACCAATCACAGCACGCAAACCACCATCCCACGGATCACTACCTCGATACCAGATCTGGGCCGTCCAGGCACCACACATCCAACGCTCCACGCTCATCTTCTCTCCCGAAAAAGGCAAAACTCACGCACCCGCTCGGCGCCCCCCTCCTATTTAACGCCGCCcattccccttcttcctcctcacccCCATTCCTCCCAATCCCCCAAATCTCCTCAGCCTCCCGGCGCATCTCCGACGACATGGCCCGCACCAAGCAGACGGCGAGGAAGTCCACCGGCGGCAAGGCGCCGAGGAAGCAGCTGGCCACCAAGGCCGCCCGCAAGTCCGCCCCGGCCACCGGCGGGGTGAAGAAGCCCCACCGCTTCCGCCCCGGCACCGTCGCGCTCCGGGAGATCCGCAAGTACCAGAAGAGCACCGAGCTGCTCATCCGCAAGCTCCCCTTCCAGCGCCTCGTGAGGGAGATCGCCCAGGACTTCAAGACCGACCTCCGCTTCCAGTCCTCCGCCGTCTCCGCCCTGCAGGAGGCCGCCGAGGCCTACCTGGTGGGGCTGTTCGAGGACACCAACCTCTGCGCCATCCACGCCAAGCGCGTCACCATCATGCCCAAGGACATCCAGCTCGCCCGCCGCATCCGTGGCGAGAGGGCCTAAGCTCTGTTAGTCGTCGTCTTAGCCAGATGTGCTCATCGGTGGAAATGTGCGTGCTAGTGTTCGTTCTTGCCATGGTGGATGTAGTTGTGTCTGTTCTGATGTCACCATCTTGCTGTCATCAGTAACTGAAATGAAAATGTTGCTATCTGTTCTAAGATCTGTGCCTTTTGGTGTGAGTCTGTCATTGAATGTGATGCACGAAATGGTGGATTTGATTATCCCGACTCGTGAACTTTTCTGCCAGTTTTAGCTACTTTGTCCTGAATTGCTTCAAGTTTTTAGCTTAAATGATGCCTTGGCTGTATCAAATTTCGTAGTCACAAGTCATCTTGTTGATTGCCTCTGAACCTGAATGAACAGCCTTGGCTCGTTCAGTTCTATAATCACTAGTATGTTCAGCCTTGACATTGAATCTGAATGAACAGCCTTGCTGTTTTATTCTGTAATTCCTTTTGATCCCTGTGACTGCTGCACTAAACTCTCACCTGTACCATGGTGCTAAACAACTGGTAAATTAGGATATAGACAGGAGATGTTTCTATTTTGCACTGCTCATACTGTCTTCAATACAACTGTATCAAATTTTGTGTCGCATGCCATGATCCATCTGATGGATTTCTTGCACCTGCAAATGACAGCTTCATGGTGTTGTCAACAGTGGTTGAGGCAGAAGGTGTAACCAAAGATGATGCAGGCGAAGCTGCTGCAGATCAGAAAGGTAAACACATGTTCACCTGTGTTAAAATCTTTTCAGTAGATTTAAACAACCATGAAATCCTAGCTGAGGGCGTGAGGAGACTGAATGTTTTTGCAACAGAAGGTCCTTCTCTGAACTGTCGAACGTGTTTTTGCTCTAACATGTCTTAAGATCCATTTACACATAATTCTGTTGGCATCTAGTTTATTGTTTACATGTACCCATATCCGGTAGGGACAAGGAAGCTCTAAAGTACTTTAGGGATATCGAATGATACATAATTGGTGAGCCAAAGGGTTTCAAGCTTGAATTTCACTTCAATACTAATCCAATCTTTTAAGAATGAATTGCTTACAAAAAGAAGATGAACCAGTCCTAGATAAAGCCATTAGGTAATTATTATTTCAACTCACATGCTCTATTTGTATTATTGTTTTTTCCACTATTTTTATGTTTAGGTGTCTAGTACTAAATTTCTCCTTGGAAGCGCTTGACATAGAAGGTGCTAAAAAAAGAAGCCAAAGGAGGTGTCAAAGAACGATATACCTATCACCACGCCACTGCCTATCATGAAAACTGAAAATTGTGAGAGCTTCTATAAATTCTTTGGGCTCCATGCGTGTGCTAGTGCTTTGTAAAGCTCATTGTATTTCTTGCCATGGTGTTTGTGTTATGCCTCATCTGATATTAGTGTTACCACCTATGGTCATCAGCAATTGTTTTGGTCTCATCCAATGCAAGTGCTTTCTCATTGCTTTTATTCCTTGCATGTATGCGACCCTGTCCTCAGATCCCAACTTGTGAGATTgccgaaaaagggtttccccccgccTTGTATTCCAAAGCAACCAACATCGAGTACAGATAACGCTGTGGCGAGCAGCACAACAcaccaagaaaaagaagaagaaacaaaTGCCAACCACGGCAGCTTGGCAAAGCGCGGATGACCCGCCACCGCGGCGCCCACCGGACTCAAATCACCACAGACCAAGGCTCCGATCCGCCGCGTACCAAGTAGCACCTCCAAGAAGGGATGCGACGCCGACGACGCTGCTGCCCGGACGAGTCCTCAGGTTTCCCCGGGCACGCGGAGGGAGGTGGGGGGTGGATACCACCGACACCCTCCAGGAAGGAATGGTGGCACCCGCAGGTGTCACCGCGTCGAGGCCGAAGCCGGAAGGGATTTCTCCCGCATTCCAACCCCAACCGCCCAACCGGACGGAACCGACCTGCCAAACCGTCGCCCACCACCATGCGCCAACGCAGTACCGCCACCACCCACGCCGCCTCACTACGAACACCACCACGAGGCCAAGAGGACCGGAGAGAAGCTCACCACGACGGGAGCAGCAACACCGACGTCGAGCGGGAGGGAACCACCTCCACCGCCGTCGTGCGGGAGGCCCGTGCCTCCGGCACCGTCGCGGTAGCCGTCCGGACGCGGCAGCGGGGCATGCCGGGCCACCCCTGGCCCAGCCAGGCCCGAAGCGGGCCCGTTAAGCCCCGCGGGCCGCGATGCAGCAGGCTGGCGTCGTCGTCGCCGGCACCCAGCCGCTCGTCGCATCTCCTCCGCCTCCCAGAAGCCACGCCGGAGACCAtctccgccgccggcccgcccaggCCCAGATGGGGCCCGAAGGGCCCCGGATCTGGGCCGAGCGGGCGACGCCagatcccgccgccgcgccgccccgccgccaacGGCAGCGCCGCCGCCCAGCTGCTCGCCTGCATGCGCCACGGAACCCCGCCGCCATGCCAGACCACGCCAGACCAACTTGTGAGATTTCCTGCAGGTTTTAGCATGTGTCCTAAATTGCTCTGATTTTTAAGCGTTCTTAAATTATCCCTTAGCCGTGTCAGATTTCACATTCAGTAGTGTGGTTTGCTGCGTCTGAACCTGAACGAACAGCATGTTAAAATGCTCTTCAGTTCCTTATGTTTGGCATTGTTTGATGTTCAGTACTCAGATGTCTGGGTACCAGGTAGCTGTTCCCTGGACCAACAAAAAATGCTTGTTAGTGAGGACTTTGCACAAGAAATGTAAATGCAGTTAAGTTATATAGGAGCCAGTGCATTCTGTTTTCATGTTTGTACCTATGTCTTTCCCTTCCTCTTCCTTGTTTTTCTTATTCTCCTCATTGGATTTATTTGCATCAGCTTTTCCATCATTTAATTCCCTAACACTGTATTTTTTTCAGAGCACACAATCAATGAAATGACACTTCTAACCCACCAGGatatacaccacaagaagaacaTGGTAATAACATCAGGTGATGGAAACTAACTTATCACATTAGGCCATGGATGCAGCAGGATAAATAATTGGACATCCCAACTTGCAATGATAAATCACATAGAGGATATGATAGCACTTAGCAGCATGATATCTTGCAGTAAAAATGCTCCATGTGAATTGTAATCAACATCAGCAGTACTATACAATTGAAAGTTCAGACTTGAGTACTAGAGTATCAGGCATGTATTAAAAGTTAGATTTGTTAAAAGAACCGATCCAACAGCAGCTAGGGCGGTGTTTTTTCCTCTGCAGATATCTAGGGCCAGTTGAGACTAGTAGGAAATGAAAAATGACAAGAAAAAATAACCATAGGAAGTTGAAGCTGATGAAAAATTCTTTGTCACAAAAGAACAGGGGGATGTTATAGAGCTACCAAAGGACAGTGCTACAGACTGACATAACAAAAAAACTTGCGTTGAAAGAATGAACTGACAAGATGGTAGAGATATTGCTACTGGTCGAAAAATAGACTTTACTGTGGCCTGGTGAACCATAAATTGCATAGGATAAAGCACATGGAAAATAGGCATTCCAAATCCTAGTCGAGGCCTACCTCATGGTGCTGTTTGAGGACACCAACCTCTGCGCCATCCACGCCAAGCACTTCACCATCATGTCCAAGGACATCCAGCTCGCCTGCCACATCCGTGGTGAGAGCATAGGCTGCAATCCATGCATCGCCTTTTAGGTCCTTACCAGTGCAAATGTGTGCGCTACTAGTGTCTTGGAGAGTTTTTTTTTGTAGTTCTTTTTACCATATCGTTTTCATCAGCAATTGAAAAATATGTTGCCTATCTGGTTTCTGACATGTGCTTTCTCATTGCCTGTGTTTTCTCCCTTTTACGTGACAATGTCCTCCAATCCCAACTTGTGAAATGTCCTGCCGGTTCTAGCCTGTCCAACATCGCTCTGATTTTTAGCACTCTTACACATTATCTCTTCCCTGCGTCCGAACCTGAACGAACAACATGTTAGTATGCTCGTCTTCAGTTCCGTGTATCGACCAATTGCATAATAGTGGCACTATGTTCGATGTTTAGTGCGCAGATTCAGTCCCGTGCAATATTCCCACAGTCTGTATTTCTCACCATATGGTTCCCGGCTCGTTATATTTCCTACTGTTTTTAGCTAAATCACCCTGATTCTAACTTAAAGTATCCCTTGGCCGTGTCAAATTTCGTATTCAGTAATCTAGTTTGCTACCTCTGAACCTGAGTGAACATATGTTAATATGCTCCCTCAGTTCCGTGCTATATAACCGTACCAGTATGTTTGATGTCCACTGCACAGATTCTTGGAAGGGCCTCCTGATGATGTACCAATATGTTCATGCTTGTCCTCCTGATCGTCCCAGCTGGCACTGTGCCTCCAGTTTTTGTTTGGATGGCTGATGCAGTTTTGCTCACTGCTGTATGCTCGATCATGGGTCACGGACTATTTTGTTTCATGATTATAGTATCCTGATGGGCGCTGAACTAAGATGGTTTCAGTTATGTTTTGTGCTGCAACAATTAGCATGATCTAGTCCACAGGGATCTTCTAGGATTAATTATGTTACTGTATGCATTTTATTATTTTGTGAATCCACTCTCTTGAATGAAGAAGTGAAGTGACTCTGGGCAATTGTAACCTTTTGCAATGGTGTAATAAGTTAGGCCCATTTTTCTTTCTGTCTGCAAACACAATATTTCTTCCTCAATCTTTCCAAGGGAATCTTTGTAGTGATCTTTCTAGTGTTGTGATAACTTGTGTTCGTTTTTATCTTCTAGTTGAAAATTGCTGAAGATAAATGAAGCCACATCTTTGAGGGAGCTCCAGAGCTAGCTGAAGGACATGAATATGACAGTGGATGTGAAAGCAATTTCAGACTCGAATTGAAGTTATTTTCTTCTCCCGTTGTACTTGTAATAGTAACGTGCCTGTCAGCCGTTACATTGTCTACCACTTATTTTTTACATGTCCTGAacctttttttttgcgggtgacaACATGTCCTGAACCTGGAGTCCAAGTTTTTGTGTCCGTGATACCCATGGGACGGCATTATCATTCAAACCATGCAGGAGAGCTGCATTTATATTCATTAAGAGAGAAAGATGATACGATGTCAAAGAAGGCACAACCAATAACAACGCCCGGCCTGGAGACACGACTCAACGGAACAAACCTAAACGACATGAGGATCATCAACATGAAAGACGACATCCCGTGAGCAAAATACAACCAAACCCAACCTAGACTAGTGCAACAGATACAACACaatattttttttagaaaaggaggatgactcCGGTCTCTGCATCTGAGAGATGCATGCGGCCATTTTCTTGATTATTCTTGAGGACCTTATAAAGTAGAACAACAATATGTCTGAATCCGCCATCTTGGCAACATctgccgctactcctatccaaatgatgaaggggtgtaagctgggccacatacccagacctctcacctaagcctaacatctaaagccggaggcccCGACCGAGCCATCTGCCGGGTCAGGAGCTCAAACCAGTCCGACGCACTcacatgtgtcgtcgccgccatcttccagtggtccatcttcagagcagattGAGAAGACAATCTTGGCAGGTCCtccgccatcgacgccaccacgacgccaaacGACGACCTCCACGTACGCGAGCCTTGGCAGGTCCTCCGCCATTGACGCCAAGATGACGCCAGACGATGACCTCCACCTAAGCGTATCCATCTCCAAGCAACGGACGTAAATCCACGCTAGGATGGGGCCgcaccaccgccgtcgcccaccacccacaagcgtcacccaaccccaaggttcccaaagtggcgccttcaagaagggaacgacgccgtgagcgccgccgccgcccaacaaAGTTAGGGCTTTCGCCCGGGAGACCTAGGGAAAGGGGAAGCAAAGAGATCAGTCCATActgacgcctccaaggaggggaacGGCGCCCTCAGGCGTCGCCGTCGGCGCGGCCGGTCATGGCCGGCCAGGGATATCGCCCGAACTAGATCCCTGCCACCAGCAGCGCCTCCTGTACAGAACCGGCGACCAAGAGGAAGCGCGGCCCGACTAGCTGGCCCGCACGtcgaacaggagaggaggggaggcGCCAGATCGCGCGCACCGACTGCCGTAGAAGCCGCCGCCAGCCGCCAACGACCATCAGATCCCGCCGCCCGCGCGGCCGGGGCGCCAGATCCACCGCCAGCACGGCTGCTAGCCGGCCGTGCCTTGCCAATGAAGCCGCCGCTCCAGATCCGGGGTTCCCCACGCAGAGGCAGGGCAACTgaggccccgccgccaccatccttGGCGCCCCGGGCTTGCCCGACGGCTgcctcaggcggcggcgaggaaaggaaggggggggggggggaatgaggaggaggggcggctagaGATACAACACAACTACGTATACAAggcaaaaagcaaaaacaaacCACTGTAAGATCTGAACCCAGCCCCAAAGAGAAACGACCTAAGCTCGACTATCATAACGACAACGCCGACTGAAGTACAGGCATCACAGGGACATAGTAGTATCTACCACAAGCCTTGAGCCGAAA is drawn from Aegilops tauschii subsp. strangulata cultivar AL8/78 chromosome 1, Aet v6.0, whole genome shotgun sequence and contains these coding sequences:
- the LOC109732745 gene encoding histone H3.2, yielding MARTKQTARKSTGGKAPRKQLATKAARKSAPATGGVKKPHRFRPGTVALREIRKYQKSTELLIRKLPFQRLVREIAQDFKTDLRFQSSAVSALQEAAEAYLVGLFEDTNLCAIHAKRVTIMPKDIQLARRIRGERA